A window from uncultured Desulfobacter sp. encodes these proteins:
- a CDS encoding methyltransferase produces the protein MKKSSKNRLTIHQQALFPKDTLFDKIARAVCRSQTLPRKELYEAWEVAKRIRRHFRGGRIVDLACGHGLVSHILLLLDDTSENALAVDTHIPENAAVLSQNLIERWPRLKDKICFNRMPLEQVALSSRDIVVSVHACGTLTDTVIEKAVAARAKLAVLPCCHDLERCDTGGLDGWMDGPLAVDATRAIKLACQGYTVMTKKIPGEITPKNRLLMAYPK, from the coding sequence ATGAAAAAATCCTCAAAAAACAGGCTCACCATACATCAGCAGGCGTTGTTTCCCAAGGATACCCTGTTTGATAAAATTGCACGTGCGGTATGCCGGTCCCAAACGCTGCCCAGAAAGGAACTTTACGAAGCATGGGAGGTGGCAAAGCGCATCAGACGGCATTTTCGTGGCGGCAGGATCGTTGATCTGGCATGCGGTCACGGGCTGGTATCCCATATCTTACTACTATTAGATGATACCTCTGAAAATGCCTTGGCCGTTGATACCCATATCCCGGAAAATGCAGCGGTGCTCTCCCAAAATTTGATCGAGAGATGGCCCCGGTTAAAGGATAAAATTTGTTTTAACCGGATGCCCCTTGAGCAGGTGGCACTCTCTTCCCGGGATATTGTCGTCTCTGTACATGCCTGCGGCACGCTGACTGATACGGTGATTGAAAAAGCTGTGGCGGCCAGGGCAAAACTTGCGGTACTGCCGTGCTGCCATGATCTTGAACGTTGTGACACAGGCGGGCTTGACGGTTGGATGGACGGCCCCCTGGCCGTGGATGCCACAAGGGCTATCAAGCTGGCCTGCCAGGGATATACAGTGATGACTAAAAAAATTCCCGGTGAGATCACACCCAAAAATCGTCTGCTTATGGCATACCCCAAATAA
- a CDS encoding ATP-binding protein produces the protein MAEKTDPKKPEANSHGKGGPQIETGALRLLGNDEVYVSLFKENCAVMLMVDPDNLNIIDANQAALLFYGWTHEQIIRKKATDINNINESVLVPKIREAMHKKNSHFFTSHCMANGTIRDVEVYASPIILNGEKRIHAIIHDTTERKKAAKALARSEQKLAEQAIRTNHLASLGELAAGVAHEINNPVTGIISLAEVLMDKFAEDERERKIPEMIIHEGERISKIVKNLLSFAKDRDDDFRPVCVKDVLKLSVSLMERQILKDGIHLSIHLPQQPLSVNGRSHELQQVFMNIISNGRYAINARYPDPDENKIFEIHGKILKIQKQEYVRLIFFDRGSGIPSPLLDKITAPFFSTKPHDQGTGLGLSISHGIIDSHGGRLWFESLENEYTKVMVDLPLNMGRPLDESI, from the coding sequence ATGGCTGAAAAAACAGATCCCAAAAAACCGGAAGCCAACAGTCACGGCAAGGGCGGTCCCCAAATTGAGACAGGGGCTTTGCGCCTGCTGGGAAATGACGAGGTCTATGTCAGCCTTTTCAAGGAAAATTGTGCTGTCATGCTCATGGTTGATCCTGACAATTTAAATATCATTGACGCCAACCAAGCCGCCCTCCTTTTTTACGGCTGGACCCATGAGCAAATCATCCGGAAAAAGGCAACAGATATTAACAATATTAACGAAAGCGTACTGGTCCCGAAAATCAGGGAGGCCATGCATAAAAAAAACTCTCATTTTTTTACCAGCCACTGCATGGCCAATGGGACTATCCGGGATGTTGAAGTTTATGCAAGCCCCATTATTTTAAACGGGGAAAAACGTATCCATGCCATTATCCATGATACCACCGAACGTAAAAAAGCAGCCAAGGCCCTTGCCCGGTCTGAACAGAAACTTGCCGAACAGGCCATACGCACAAATCATCTTGCCTCTCTGGGTGAACTTGCAGCCGGCGTGGCCCATGAGATTAACAATCCTGTGACCGGCATTATCAGTCTGGCAGAAGTCCTTATGGATAAATTTGCAGAAGATGAAAGGGAAAGAAAAATCCCTGAAATGATTATCCACGAAGGTGAGCGGATCAGCAAAATCGTAAAAAATCTGCTCTCCTTTGCCAAAGACAGAGACGATGATTTCAGGCCGGTCTGCGTAAAGGATGTGCTCAAACTGTCGGTCTCCCTTATGGAAAGACAGATTTTAAAGGACGGCATACATTTATCCATTCATCTTCCCCAACAGCCTTTGAGCGTCAATGGCCGAAGCCATGAACTCCAGCAGGTATTCATGAATATCATCAGCAATGGCCGTTATGCCATCAATGCCAGATACCCGGATCCGGATGAAAACAAAATATTTGAAATCCATGGAAAAATCCTGAAAATCCAAAAACAAGAGTATGTCCGGTTAATCTTCTTTGACAGGGGATCCGGCATTCCCTCTCCGCTTCTGGACAAAATAACAGCCCCGTTTTTTTCAACAAAACCCCATGACCAGGGAACAGGGCTTGGCTTGTCCATCAGCCATGGAATTATAGACAGCCACGGGGGAAGGCTTTGGTTTGAAAGCCTGGAAAACGAGTACACAAAGGTGATGGTTGATCTGCCCCTGAACATGGGCCGGCCTTTGGACGAAAGCATATGA
- a CDS encoding sigma 54-interacting transcriptional regulator, with the protein MNDSILIVDDEKSIRLGFEMILSDAGYEVLTADGYDQALEIVSGHTPDLIISDILLGGKTGIDLLSELKKKELNTPVIMITGEPNIDTSTEAVRLGAFDYISKPIRKKALLRIVHNSLRHKHLLDKKTKLEEENIKVRQNMEAIFTSLEDGVICVDKELVVLEANAAVEKICRLPVQKIMGKNFETLETACNQSCIKVLRKTLETNKSVRQIHAECNFPGASSQIVQLTANPLKIPGGTSNGAVLVARNITRLKNLEQALSEQNKFHKMVGKSHGMKHVFTLVEDLAELDTTVLITGETGTGKELVAHAVHHNSLRKDKPFIKVNCSALSDNLLESELFGHVKGAFTGAVKDKKGRFEMADQGSLFLDELGDISPLTQLKLLRVLQEKEFERVGDSTPLRVDVRIIAATNCDLKEKVAQGEFREDLFYRVNVVNIQVPALRQRREDIPLLTEHFLSRFNIRFKKQVNAVSSEVMNAFMNYSWPGNIRELEHALEHGFVLTREGTISFEHLPLEIKKGFAPLPDSQNPSFSKQALVAALEKTMWNKSRAARLLGISRRTIYRRIAEYKITPP; encoded by the coding sequence ATGAACGACAGTATACTCATTGTTGACGATGAAAAAAGCATCCGTCTGGGCTTTGAAATGATCCTTTCAGATGCCGGGTATGAGGTATTGACCGCCGACGGATATGACCAGGCCCTTGAAATTGTGTCCGGGCATACCCCGGACCTGATTATTTCAGACATTCTTCTGGGCGGAAAAACCGGCATTGATCTTTTAAGCGAGTTGAAAAAAAAAGAGTTAAACACGCCCGTGATCATGATCACAGGAGAGCCCAACATCGACACCTCAACCGAAGCGGTGAGGCTGGGCGCCTTTGACTACATCTCTAAGCCCATAAGAAAAAAGGCCTTGCTCAGAATCGTTCACAACAGCCTGAGGCATAAACACCTTCTGGATAAAAAGACAAAACTGGAAGAGGAAAACATCAAGGTCCGCCAGAATATGGAGGCCATATTCACAAGCCTTGAAGACGGGGTGATCTGCGTGGATAAAGAACTGGTTGTCCTGGAAGCCAATGCGGCAGTGGAAAAAATCTGCAGATTACCCGTTCAAAAAATTATGGGTAAAAACTTTGAAACCCTTGAAACCGCCTGTAACCAGTCCTGCATCAAGGTTTTAAGGAAGACCCTTGAAACCAATAAAAGCGTGAGGCAAATCCATGCAGAATGCAATTTTCCGGGCGCATCCTCCCAGATCGTTCAATTGACGGCAAACCCCCTCAAAATCCCGGGAGGGACATCCAACGGCGCTGTCCTTGTGGCCAGGAACATCACCCGGTTGAAAAATCTTGAGCAGGCCCTGAGCGAACAAAATAAATTTCACAAAATGGTGGGCAAAAGCCATGGGATGAAACATGTATTCACCCTGGTGGAAGATCTGGCCGAGCTGGACACCACCGTATTGATTACCGGAGAAACCGGTACCGGAAAGGAATTGGTGGCCCATGCCGTTCATCACAACAGCCTGAGAAAAGACAAGCCCTTTATTAAGGTCAACTGCAGCGCCTTGTCCGACAACCTGCTTGAAAGTGAATTGTTCGGCCATGTCAAAGGGGCATTCACAGGGGCGGTCAAAGATAAAAAAGGCCGGTTTGAGATGGCGGACCAGGGCAGTCTTTTCCTTGATGAACTTGGCGATATCTCTCCATTGACCCAGCTCAAACTGCTGCGGGTACTCCAGGAAAAAGAGTTTGAACGGGTGGGGGACTCCACCCCGTTGAGGGTGGATGTCCGGATCATTGCCGCTACAAACTGTGATCTGAAAGAAAAGGTGGCCCAGGGAGAATTCAGGGAAGACCTCTTCTACAGGGTTAATGTGGTCAATATACAGGTGCCGGCCTTAAGACAGAGGCGTGAGGATATTCCGCTTTTAACGGAACATTTTTTATCCCGGTTTAACATCCGGTTCAAAAAACAGGTCAATGCCGTATCCAGCGAGGTGATGAATGCCTTTATGAATTATTCCTGGCCGGGAAACATAAGAGAGCTTGAGCATGCCCTAGAGCATGGATTTGTCCTGACCCGGGAAGGCACAATATCATTTGAGCACCTGCCCCTGGAAATAAAGAAAGGGTTTGCACCCCTGCCCGATTCACAGAACCCCTCCTTTTCAAAACAGGCCCTGGTTGCCGCACTTGAAAAAACAATGTGGAACAAATCCAGGGCCGCCCGGCTTCTGGGAATCTCCCGGCGGACCATTTATCGAAGAATCGCCGAGTATAAGATTACGCCCCCTTGA
- a CDS encoding response regulator: MAKILIVDDEESIRFTFSLILTGAGHEVFKAESKSEAMAILDSTEIDVAIVDMFLGSHNGMDLIKYVHMAHGSCTPLLMSSYPLPAPRKLNAHFFAFVQKPVKKLALCNAVEGAIASKSLNRC, from the coding sequence ATGGCAAAAATTCTAATAGTTGATGATGAAGAAAGTATCCGTTTTACCTTCTCCCTCATACTGACGGGTGCAGGCCACGAGGTGTTTAAAGCTGAAAGTAAATCCGAGGCAATGGCAATTCTCGATTCAACAGAAATTGATGTGGCAATTGTAGACATGTTTCTGGGCTCCCATAACGGTATGGATCTCATCAAATATGTACACATGGCTCATGGTTCCTGCACCCCCCTCCTGATGTCTTCATACCCCTTGCCCGCGCCCCGGAAGTTAAACGCTCATTTTTTTGCATTTGTGCAAAAGCCGGTAAAAAAACTCGCCCTCTGCAACGCCGTTGAGGGTGCAATAGCCAGTAAAAGCCTTAACAGGTGTTAA
- a CDS encoding chemotaxis protein CheW, with translation MQQTTDNTGKYLIFSLSDESYGISIQNVKEIIGMMPITSIPKTGEWIKGVINLRGKIIPIIDLRIKFSMEPIPYSDRTCIIIVEIGLGKGTAQTGIVVDGVSEVLHIKDECIDPPPSFGTRINTDTILGMAKMKNGVKILLNIDQVGPREVWALGNAA, from the coding sequence ATGCAGCAGACAACTGATAATACAGGAAAGTATTTAATCTTCAGCCTATCGGATGAGTCCTATGGAATCAGCATCCAAAACGTCAAGGAGATTATCGGCATGATGCCCATCACCTCCATTCCCAAAACCGGAGAATGGATTAAGGGGGTTATCAACCTCAGGGGAAAAATCATTCCTATCATTGATCTGAGAATCAAATTTTCCATGGAGCCCATCCCTTATTCAGACCGAACCTGCATCATTATCGTTGAAATCGGGTTAGGCAAGGGAACCGCTCAGACCGGCATTGTTGTGGATGGCGTATCTGAAGTACTCCATATCAAAGACGAATGTATAGACCCTCCGCCGTCATTTGGAACCCGGATAAATACCGACACCATTCTGGGAATGGCCAAAATGAAAAACGGGGTTAAAATTCTTCTCAACATAGATCAGGTGGGGCCCCGGGAAGTTTGGGCCCTTGGGAACGCTGCCTGA
- a CDS encoding methyl-accepting chemotaxis protein: MKFSLKNKFIIPTVTTAVICLGAISLFSYLKASQALKNVISSEVKYVSSSISKQVSQWIFERESDISQLAQEDLFNKAISSLGPDEVKAADSRLNQIKKSSALFDNIHLAGPDGMVMASSDTGLVGSLNLSTREYFKDALTGTLSLSQVIKSKTTGQPVFCIAAPVRQGNKIHGVLVGVINMNHFTAQFIDTEKVGQNGYVYMVNKSGVVLAYPDKSKILSLDVSQYEFGRNLLSQQDGLMEYKFKGVDKIVGFAKEKTTNWIIASTADKSELFAPVIALRNISITIAIVSIILIGSIILLVTRSIVGPLNRIIEGMNEAGNQVAAASTQVAMASQSLAEGASEQAASVEETSASMEEMASMTQSMAGNANQADLLSKESHGIVTRANESMEALTRSMSDISTASEETSKIIKTIDEIAFQTNLLALNAAVEAARAGEAGAGFAVVADEVRNLAMRAAEAAKDTEKLIAGTMEKVSNGSALVATTNEAFVAVDLSTSKVGELVMEMSQASREQSAGISQVNVAIAEIDKVVQHNAANAEESASAAEEMNAQAEQLRDYVNDLHALITGEDTRLQTSHPSRQIMGRSSRGQKKIATSQAREIRSDQMLDFDEDGFKDFAA; encoded by the coding sequence ATGAAATTCAGTCTTAAAAATAAATTTATCATACCCACCGTAACCACTGCGGTCATCTGCCTGGGAGCCATATCATTATTTTCATACTTGAAAGCCAGTCAGGCATTGAAAAACGTTATATCCTCCGAAGTTAAATATGTATCCTCGTCCATCTCAAAACAGGTGAGCCAGTGGATCTTTGAACGGGAAAGCGATATTTCACAGCTTGCACAGGAAGACCTGTTTAACAAAGCGATCTCATCTCTGGGGCCGGACGAAGTCAAGGCCGCTGATTCCCGCCTCAACCAAATCAAAAAAAGCAGTGCCCTGTTTGATAATATCCACCTGGCCGGTCCGGATGGGATGGTTATGGCATCTTCGGATACCGGCCTTGTCGGATCACTGAATCTCTCCACCAGAGAATACTTTAAAGATGCCCTTACAGGAACACTTTCCCTGTCCCAGGTTATTAAGAGCAAGACCACGGGCCAGCCTGTTTTCTGCATTGCAGCACCGGTAAGGCAGGGAAATAAAATCCATGGGGTCCTTGTGGGTGTCATCAATATGAACCACTTCACAGCCCAGTTTATTGACACGGAAAAAGTGGGCCAAAACGGCTACGTCTATATGGTGAACAAGTCAGGCGTCGTACTGGCCTATCCGGATAAATCAAAAATATTATCCCTGGATGTGAGCCAGTATGAATTTGGCCGCAACCTTCTGTCTCAGCAGGACGGGCTTATGGAATACAAATTTAAGGGTGTGGATAAAATCGTTGGATTCGCAAAAGAAAAAACCACCAACTGGATTATTGCATCCACAGCAGATAAATCCGAACTCTTTGCACCGGTCATTGCCCTGCGGAATATCAGCATCACCATTGCCATTGTCAGCATCATACTCATTGGCTCCATAATCTTGCTTGTAACCCGCTCCATTGTGGGCCCCCTCAACCGGATCATTGAGGGCATGAACGAGGCCGGCAATCAGGTGGCTGCCGCATCAACCCAGGTGGCCATGGCCAGTCAGTCTCTGGCTGAAGGTGCATCAGAACAGGCAGCCTCTGTCGAAGAGACCTCTGCCTCCATGGAGGAGATGGCCTCCATGACCCAAAGCATGGCTGGAAATGCAAACCAGGCAGATCTTCTTTCAAAAGAATCACATGGGATTGTTACCCGGGCCAATGAATCCATGGAGGCGCTCACTCGGTCCATGTCCGATATCTCAACGGCCAGTGAAGAGACCTCAAAAATTATTAAAACCATTGATGAAATCGCCTTCCAAACCAATTTGCTGGCCCTTAATGCCGCAGTTGAAGCAGCCCGGGCCGGGGAAGCAGGCGCAGGATTTGCCGTCGTGGCCGATGAGGTTAGAAACCTTGCCATGCGGGCAGCTGAGGCGGCAAAAGATACGGAAAAGCTCATTGCCGGGACCATGGAAAAAGTAAGCAATGGTTCTGCACTGGTAGCCACGACCAATGAGGCCTTTGTGGCGGTTGATTTAAGCACATCCAAGGTCGGGGAGCTTGTCATGGAAATGTCCCAGGCGTCCAGGGAGCAGTCCGCAGGCATCTCCCAAGTCAATGTCGCCATCGCGGAAATCGACAAGGTGGTGCAGCATAATGCTGCCAACGCAGAAGAATCCGCATCCGCAGCCGAAGAGATGAATGCCCAGGCCGAGCAGCTCAGAGATTATGTAAACGATCTTCACGCCCTGATTACAGGGGAGGATACCCGGTTACAGACTTCTCACCCCTCCCGCCAGATCATGGGAAGATCATCCCGGGGCCAGAAAAAAATTGCAACTTCGCAGGCTCGGGAAATCAGGTCGGATCAGATGCTTGACTTTGATGAAGACGGTTTTAAGGATTTTGCTGCCTGA
- the ispG gene encoding flavodoxin-dependent (E)-4-hydroxy-3-methylbut-2-enyl-diphosphate synthase, with amino-acid sequence MPLLKERRKTRQIKVGVQPVGSGAQVSVQSMTNTQTQDVYATVNQILSLEKAGCEIVRAAVPDMEAAKALKEIKAQIHIPLIADIHFDWRLAIASAESGVDGLRINPGNIGTIDKIKAVVDCAKAHDLPIRIGVNGGSLEKEIEKQYGVTARGMVESALANIRILEDLGFYDIKVSLKASDVERTVEAYRLLAPLTDVPFHVGVTEAGGLYAGITKSAIGIGMLLSEGIGDTIRVSLTRDPVEEIRTGFEILRALGLRHRGPELISCPTCGRCKINLFKIAEQVEKALLERTARIKVAIMGCVVNGPGEAKEADIGIAGGDGTGILFKKGKVVRKIDQTCLVDELIKEIDAMTLNSEEVNGKES; translated from the coding sequence ATGCCGCTGCTCAAAGAACGTCGGAAAACCCGACAGATAAAGGTGGGAGTACAACCTGTGGGCTCCGGGGCACAGGTTTCGGTTCAGTCCATGACCAACACCCAGACCCAAGATGTGTACGCTACCGTAAATCAAATATTGTCCCTGGAAAAGGCCGGATGCGAAATTGTCCGGGCAGCCGTGCCGGATATGGAAGCGGCTAAGGCCCTAAAAGAAATTAAAGCGCAGATTCACATCCCTTTGATTGCTGATATTCATTTTGACTGGCGTCTGGCCATTGCTTCTGCTGAATCCGGCGTGGATGGACTGCGGATCAATCCGGGTAACATCGGCACGATCGACAAAATAAAAGCCGTGGTGGACTGTGCCAAGGCGCACGACCTTCCCATCCGCATCGGGGTAAACGGCGGATCTTTGGAAAAAGAGATTGAAAAGCAATACGGTGTGACAGCCCGGGGCATGGTGGAAAGTGCCTTGGCCAATATCCGGATTTTAGAAGATTTGGGGTTTTACGATATCAAGGTCTCCTTGAAAGCGTCGGATGTGGAACGTACCGTGGAGGCCTACCGACTGCTTGCTCCGTTGACAGATGTTCCCTTTCATGTGGGCGTTACCGAGGCGGGCGGCCTGTATGCCGGCATCACCAAATCCGCCATCGGCATCGGTATGCTGCTCTCCGAAGGGATCGGGGACACCATCCGGGTCTCTTTGACCCGGGACCCGGTGGAAGAGATCCGTACCGGATTTGAGATTTTACGGGCATTGGGCCTGCGCCACCGGGGGCCGGAGCTGATTTCCTGTCCCACCTGCGGGCGGTGTAAAATAAATTTGTTTAAAATTGCCGAACAGGTAGAAAAAGCTTTACTTGAGCGCACAGCACGGATTAAAGTTGCTATTATGGGATGCGTAGTGAATGGTCCGGGCGAAGCCAAAGAGGCGGACATCGGTATTGCCGGTGGTGACGGCACGGGAATTTTGTTTAAAAAGGGTAAAGTTGTCCGTAAAATCGACCAAACGTGTCTTGTGGATGAATTGATTAAAGAGATTGACGCAATGACGTTAAATTCGGAGGAAGTAAATGGGAAAGAAAGTTAA
- the proS gene encoding proline--tRNA ligase, whose amino-acid sequence MGKKVKTAITPTREEDYPQWYQEVVKASDMSENSPVRGCMVIKPWGFAIWENIQRQMDAMFKETGVKNAYFPLFIPLSYLEKEAEHVEGFAKECAVVTHHKLEKGENGRLVPAGELAEPLIVRPTSETIIGESMSKWTSSYRDLPILLNQWANVVRWEMRTRMFLRTSEFLWQEGHTAHATKEEAMDRTLQMLDIYAKFVEERLAMPVVKGRKSESERFPGADDTTCIEAMMQDKRALQAGTSHFLGQNFAKGSNIKFQGESGQEEYAWTTSWGTSTRMIGGMIMVHSDDDGLVVPPRIAPAHVVILPIVKKGDDNSGVLESADALKAELKQKTFHGLPVEVEVDSRDIGGARGWEWVKKGIPVRVELGPRDIENNSVFMARRDTGEKKGINRDDFINTIADILDDIQNNLFQRALAFREENTVSIDEKDKFYDLYKKAKGYNNGAFVMAHWCGSGECEEKIKQDLSVTIRCIPFDSPDEAGTCICCGAKSERRVLFAKAY is encoded by the coding sequence ATGGGAAAGAAAGTTAAGACTGCCATCACCCCCACAAGGGAAGAAGATTATCCCCAGTGGTACCAGGAGGTGGTAAAAGCCTCGGACATGTCGGAAAATTCGCCGGTCCGCGGATGTATGGTGATTAAACCCTGGGGATTTGCCATCTGGGAGAACATCCAGCGCCAGATGGATGCCATGTTCAAGGAAACCGGGGTAAAAAACGCCTATTTCCCATTATTTATTCCCCTAAGCTATCTTGAAAAAGAGGCCGAGCATGTGGAAGGCTTTGCCAAAGAGTGTGCTGTTGTCACCCATCACAAATTGGAAAAGGGCGAAAACGGCCGGCTTGTGCCGGCCGGAGAACTGGCTGAGCCGTTGATTGTCCGGCCCACTTCCGAAACCATTATCGGCGAGTCCATGTCCAAATGGACTTCATCCTACCGGGATTTGCCCATTCTTTTGAATCAGTGGGCCAATGTGGTGCGCTGGGAAATGCGTACACGTATGTTTCTGCGAACCAGCGAGTTTTTATGGCAGGAAGGGCATACGGCCCATGCCACCAAAGAGGAGGCCATGGACCGTACCCTCCAGATGCTGGATATTTACGCCAAGTTTGTTGAAGAACGGCTGGCCATGCCGGTTGTTAAAGGCCGCAAAAGTGAATCCGAACGGTTCCCCGGGGCCGATGACACCACCTGTATTGAGGCCATGATGCAGGATAAAAGGGCACTCCAGGCCGGGACTTCTCATTTTCTCGGTCAGAATTTTGCCAAAGGCTCCAACATCAAATTTCAGGGTGAATCGGGCCAGGAAGAATATGCCTGGACCACCTCCTGGGGAACATCCACCCGGATGATCGGCGGCATGATCATGGTGCACTCCGATGATGACGGTTTGGTGGTCCCGCCCCGCATTGCCCCTGCCCATGTGGTGATCCTGCCCATTGTCAAGAAGGGTGATGACAATTCTGGTGTTCTGGAAAGCGCAGACGCCCTTAAAGCTGAGTTGAAACAGAAAACCTTCCACGGACTGCCCGTGGAAGTAGAGGTTGACAGCCGGGACATCGGCGGTGCCAGGGGCTGGGAGTGGGTGAAAAAAGGGATTCCTGTGCGTGTGGAGCTTGGGCCCCGGGACATTGAAAATAACAGTGTGTTCATGGCCCGCAGGGATACGGGGGAGAAAAAAGGCATTAATAGAGACGATTTTATAAATACCATCGCAGACATCCTGGATGACATCCAGAATAACCTGTTCCAGCGCGCCCTGGCCTTCCGGGAGGAAAATACCGTTTCCATTGATGAAAAAGACAAATTCTACGATCTGTATAAAAAAGCAAAAGGGTATAACAACGGTGCATTTGTCATGGCTCACTGGTGCGGATCTGGCGAGTGTGAAGAAAAAATAAAACAGGATTTGTCCGTCACCATCCGGTGCATTCCCTTTGACAGTCCTGATGAAGCGGGCACCTGTATTTGCTGTGGTGCAAAAAGTGAACGACGGGTCCTGTTTGCAAAGGCATATTAA